TGCTTCCCGCATTTGGTCGGCTGAGTAGTTACTCACGCCAATGGCAGCGATTCTGCCTCGCTGCACTTCGTCGGCTAAGGCATTCATTAAGGTTGACTGGCTCATCAGGAAGGTAAAAGGCCAGTGAACTTGGTAAAGCGCTACTTGGTCTACTTGCAACCGCTTCAAGCTTTCTGTCAGAGCGTCGGCGACAGATTGCCCGCCAATGCGCCAAGGAGCAGGACCGTATTTGGTGGCAATCTGCACGGGTTGCTGAGTTTGCTTCATAAACTGCCCCAGCAGCTTTTCTGACTCACCAAATCCGTAAACTTCCGCAGTATCAAAGAAGTTGACCCCCGCTTCTAGAGTGGATTGGAAAGCGGATTCCACCTCGGTCGAGCCATAATGACTGCCGTAGTTCCAAAACAGCTTATCTCCCCAAGCCCACGTCCCGATTCCTAAAGCAGGTACAACTGGCCCTGTAGGACCGAGCTTTATTGTTTGCATAGTGTGATCCTAAACTCTTTACTTTTTGTTACATGCTTAGAGTGTAACGTTCTACAAAAAGGCTAAAGAGGGCTTGAGGTAAGCCCTCCAAGATTTCTAAACGGGTTCGATTCTGCCTAAAGATAGAGCTTAGTGGCAGGGAGAATTCTAAATCTTAGCCTTCATCTTTCTAGAGGCAGCTTGAAGCCTCTATCTTGAGAAAGAAAGCTATTTAGATTAGCTGATCAATATTGTTCTAAACAACTTTTTTGCGGATATGGAAACGGGTGATTTCTCAAAGGAAAATTTAGAGCCACCAGTTAGTACAGCAGCAATCTCTCGGATTAACTTGTTGACTATGTTCCGCTTGGGGCTGTTTCAGATGGGCTTAGGCATTATGTCTCTGCTCACATTGGGCGTCCTGAATCGCGTGATGATTGAAGAGCTAAAGGTTCCCGCTCTAGTGACGGCTGGGGCGATCGCCATGCATCAGTTTGTGGCTCCAGCGCGAGTTTGGTTTGGTCAGATGTCAGACTCCAAGCCGTTTTTAGGCCATCACCGCACAGGTTATGTCTGGGTAGGAGCTGCTTTGTTTGCGATCGCTTCTTTCCTAGCGGTACAGGTGATGTGGCAATTAGGCGTTAGCTTGCAAACTCAAGGCTGGACTCCTCAAACCTATGCTTGGGTAGGGCTGCTAGGGTTAGTTTTTGCCATTTATGGATTGGCGCTAAGTTCTAGTTCGACTCCCTTTGCCGCCTTACTGGTGGATGTCTCAGATGAAAATAACCGTTCTAAGCTAGTGGGCATTGTCTGGTCGATGCTAATGGTAGGCATCGTGATTGGGGCCATCATCATCAGTGTGGTGCTGAAACCATTGGCCTTAGATGCTCCGATCGCGACGGTACAAGCGTCGATCAATCGTCTGTTCATCATTATTCCAGCGGCTGTGTTTGGTCTGGCGCTGCTGGCAACAGTGGGAGTTGAGAAAAAGTACTCCTGCTACGCTTCTCGCTCTAGCTTGGTCGATCGCGAAGATAGCATCACGTTTGGTCGTGCCCTCAAGATTTTGACCGCTAATCGGCAGACTGGGCTGTTTTTTACCTTTCTCCTGGTGATGACCATTAGCTTGTTTATGCAAGAACCTGTACTGGAGCCCTACGGAGCACAGGTATTCCAGATGCAGATCTCAGAAACAACGAGGCTGAATGCTTTTTGGGGGATAGGCACGTTGCTGGGCATCAGCTCCACTGGCTTTTTGGTGGTGCCACGCTTGGGCAAGCAGAAGACGACTCGTTGGGGCTGCTTTTTGGTGGCATTGAGTTTTCTTTTGATTATTTCGTCGGGCTTTAGTCAAAATGCCAAACTGCTCCAAGGGTCTTTGTTCTTGTTCGGCTTGGCCTCTGGGCTTACCACGACTGGAGCGCTCAGTTTGATGCTCGATCTCACGGCAGCAGAAACGGCAGGCACTTTTATCGGCGCTTGGGGTTTATCGCAGGCCATGGCCAGAGCGCTAGCAACTGTGGCAGGTGGAGCGGTACTCGACCTGGGTAAGAAACTGTTCAGCAATTTAGTTTTTGCTTACGGTTTGGTGTTTGCCCTGCAAGCTGTAGGGATGGTGTTGGCAGTTTGGTTTTTGGGGCGGGTAAATGTGCAAGAATTTCGCAGCAATAACAAACAGGCGATCGCGGCGGTGCTAGAAGGTGAGTTGGATTAATGACTGATTTTTGGAAAACGATTCTTGAATTTGCTGAAGCCACGACAGCTAGAGTCGGTAAACAGTTACTGGCAGATTTTGGTCAAGCGCAAGCAGCAGAAAAAGCCGATGGCAGCTTAGTCACGCAATCGGACAAGTGGGCAGATGAAGAATTGCGGGAGGCGATCGCGGCGGCTTTTCCGGAGCATGGCGTGCTGAGCGAAGAGGTGGAGCACATTTTTCCAGATACGGAATGGTGCTGGGTTATTGACCCGATAGATGGCACAACCAACTTTGCTCGCGGCATTCCGCTTTGGGGCATCTCTCTAGGCTTGCTGTATCGTGGAATGCCTGTGTTTGGATATGTACATCTACCCACGCTGAACCAATCGTTTCATGGGTTTTGGTACGGTGATTCTGGGCTAAGTGGGCCGACTGAGGCGTTTCTGAATCGTCAACCGATTCATAGCAGCGCGGATGAGCCTTCGCGCAATCACTTTTTTAGTTTGTGTGCTCGCAGTACAGCGGTGATGGAAAATCCCTTTCCTTGCAAGATTCGCATGTTAGGGGTGGCGACTTACAATTTGCTGACGGTGGTGCTTGGTTCGACGTTGGGTGCAGTAGAGGCAACCCCAAAGATTTGGGATATTGCGGCGGTGTGGGCGATCGCGCAGGCGGGTGGAGCAACCTGGGTATCTCTAGAATCTGAGCCGATTTTTCCGCTGCAAGTGGGCCGAGATTATGGGGAGCGATCGTTTCCGACGTTGGTGGTAAGTCGGGGAGAGTTGGTGCCGTTTTTTCGGCCCTATGTGGAGTTTTTGGAAAAGTAGGGTTGTTTGAGAGAACCAAGAACTTGAGGGCACCGTCCCCCAGACCCCCTCCAAAAGTGGTTTAGAGGTCTGGAGGTTTTACTTTTTGTTCATGGCGAGAGCACCACTAAATACCATCAGCAAGGCTCCGGCGAGGATGGCGATCGCAAGTCCGCCTAAGAGCCAGTCCAGTCCAGCAGTATTTTCCATGTTGTGTCTGTGTGATGGCGTATCAATCTCAGGCAGTTCTTCTAGCTAAACTTGCTTCTGATATTTAGGCAAAGATGAGAGAACTGACATCAGCAGGGACTCTCATCTTTGCCTGAAATTAGGCCAGGTGAATGTATTGAATAAGCTAATTAGCCTTGGCTGACGGGTTCTTTGGCGAGGAACTTCTCTAGCTCGGTGAGGGCATCCGCATCGACCTTGGTCTGCATGGGGCAGAACTTAGGCCCACACATAGAGCAAAACTCAGCAGTTTTGTAGATGTCGGCGGGCAGGGTTTCATCGTGGTACTCTTTGGCCCGCTCTGGGTCAAGCGACAGCTCGAACTGGCGGTTCCAGTCGAAGTTGTAGCGAGCTGTGGAGAGTTCATCGTCGCGATCGCGAGCACCCGGACGGTGACGAGCAATATCCGCCGCGTGAGCCGCAATCTTGTAGGCAATCAAGCCATTCCGCACGTCTTCCGCGTTGGGTAAGCCTAAGTGCTCTTTGGGGGTGACGTAGCAGAGCATGGCTGTGCCGTACCAACCCGCCATTGCGGCTCCGATCGCGGAGGTGATGTGGTCGTAACCCGGAGCAATATCAGTGACGAGAGGACCGAGCACATAGAAGGGAGCCTCAGAGCACTCTTCCATTTGCTTGCGGACGTTGAACTCAATTTGATCCATTGGCACGTGACCCGGACCTTCCACCATTACTTGAACATCATGTTCCCAAGCTTTGCGAGTCAGTTGACCCAGGGTTTTGAGTTCAGCCAGTTGCGCTTCATCGGAGGCATCGTGGGTGCAACCGGGACGCAGGGAGTCACCCAAGCTGAAGGAGACATCGTATCGCTTGAAGATCTCAATGATGTCGTCGAAGTGGGTGTAGAGGGGGTTTTGCTTGTGGTGCGCCAACATCCACCGCGCCAAGATACCACCACCACGAGACACAATTCCGGTGATCCGGTTTCTGACTAATGGCAAGTGCTCAATCAGAATCCCGGCGTGAATCGTCATGTAGTCCACACCCTGTTGGGCGTGCTTCTCGATGATATGCAGGAAATCATCGGGGGTGAGTTGTTCAATATTGCCGTGAACCGATTCCAACGCTTGATAGATGGGAACGGTGCCAATTGGTACAGGCGAAGCATTAATGATGGTGGTGCGGATTTGGTCTAAGTTGCCGCCCCCGGTGGACAAGTCCATCACCGTGTCAGCGCCATACTTGACGGCTAGGTGCAGCTTGGCAACTTCTTCGTCCATGTTGGAGGAATTGGGAGACGCACCGATATTGGCGTTGACTTTGCACTTAGAAGCAATGCCGATCGCCATTGGTTCGAGGTTGGTGTGGTTGATGTTGGCAGGAATAATCATCCGACCCCGTGCCACTTCATCCCGAATCAGATCAGCAGGAAGATTTTCGCGCTGGGCGACGTAGTTCATTTCTTCTGTGATCATTCCCTGACGGGCAAAGTGCATTTGAGACACATTGCTCTGCCCGCGACGCTTCGCGACCCATTCTGTCCGCATATTGAGTTCCTCGATAAACAGCTTCCCTCCGCTGGTATTACCCAGGTTCAGGTTCTAAGGGTCTGATCTCAGCCTGTAACGTCAGGCACCCCTAGCTTGGTTAATGATTGTATCACCTGCGTCTTGAGAGGGTACTCAGGTTCTCAAATCTACGAAAACCTAAGTCTTTTGTAATTAAGAGAGTTGATGGGTAGGGAGCGATCGCCTTTCTTCTGAACTACACAAAAATTCCTTGTCCAGGTGCCAAAATATTGTCGGGGTCATAGCGTTGCTTGGCACTCACAAGTTTTCCCCACACAGGCTGAAAATGCTGTTTCCAATCAGCTGGAGTCATCGGGACGGTACCCACTGGATAACGGTAGCCACCTAAAGCGCGATCGCGTTCAAACAGGTCACGGTTAGCGGCAACCATCTGGTTAATCACGGTTGGGTCAGGCGGCGCAGTCCGCAGAATCGCGAAGAGAAAGGCGATGTTCTCTCTAGGAGTCCGAAATAGTGGACGAGTAAAGCGCCAGGTTTTGACTGGGTAGAGCAAAATTGGGCCTTGGCCTGTATCTGCCAACGTTAGTGTCGAGACGACTTCACCGACAAAGCGATCGACCTTGCTACCGGGTACGAACAAATTTAACCAAGGGTGAGGGAATGACCAAACGCCAATCGATTTCAGGGTTTCGACTACAGGGGCGAGGCGGTTGGCGAAGTCAAAATAAGTGGGATCTGTAATTTGCTCTGAACCAGGTTGGTAGCTTAAACCAGCAAGCAACGCTGCATTATTCGGCTCATTGAGTGGCGTATAAAAGCTAACAGCCTCTATCATGTAGCGCCATCCACCATTCGGGGTCGGTACTACTTGCCCTTCGAGATAATTAAAGCGTTCTTCGCTAATTAGCAGGCGTTGATCTTGAGTGAAGGTTGCCAGATCGTCATAGAAGAGTAGGAAGACGCGGGCTTGTTGCTTAGCAGGAATAAGACGAACGGTTGCTTGCACAATAATGCCGCACTGCCCCAAACCTGCTAGCACTGCTTCAAACAGGGTTTTATTTTGGGTAGGTGAACAAGTTTCTAGCGTTCCCTGGCCTGTGACAACTTCTAATGCCAAAACTTGATCGACCTGCACGCCGTAGCGATGAGTGGCTCCCCCAATGCCACCTGCGGACAAGGTACCTCCGATCGAGAGTTCTAGATAGTCAGTAAGGACGGGAGGGGTTAAACCTTGAGCGATCGCAGCCTGTAAGAGTTCGAGCCAAACCACGCCGCCTTCGACCTCTGCTCGGTCAGCGCCAATCTGGATAATTTGATTCAGGGTACTCATATCAATGACAATCCCTGCTTCGACTTGGGCCTGACCGTTGCTGGAGTGGCCTTGTCCTCGTGCGGCTATCTTCAGTTTATGGGTGCGGGCAAACTGCACAACGTTCACAATGTCTGCTTTGGAACCTGGTTTCAAAACCGCAATAGGTTGGCGATGCACAATGTGCCCAAAGTCATCAGCTGCGGCTTGCCGTGTCGCCTCATCGGTGTAGATTGCGCCATCTAAAGGGGGTAACTTAGCAAAGTTCACATTTGATTGAGCACTTACAGCAGTCACCCAACCTCGACTAACCACATCAAATCCAATGATGGCGGTACTAGCGAGTAATCCTTGGAGAAATATACGACGGGAGGAGCGATCGCGCATAAACTAAAATCCTGCTTTAAGTAAGGCGTGGAAGCATATTCAGCGTTTTAACAGACATTCAATTTTTAGCTTCACAAAAACTGCATTCGACCGTTGCCTACTAGTCTGCCTATTTTGTGAGGGTGGCTCACTAGTAAGGAATTAAAAATTTATCTTTTTATGTAGCTAAGTACTCACAAATTTTCTGTCTCAGGGTAGATGATCTGGTGAAAATTGTGGGATCAAAAAGTTAAATATTTGTTATTCTCAGTACATTCCAGATTTTCCAAGTGTAAAAAGTTTTGGAACCGCCCTAGATCCCTAGCGCGATCGCGACTACTCATAGCGTCTATTTTCTCTCGGCCCCTAAAAGCCACTTCTGCGTGATTGCTACCCCCTAAAACCGCATGAAGTGAATTTGCTTTTTAGTCGTTGCAACCGAGAGCCGATCAGTACCAGAGTCAGCGCGATCGCTAGGGGACAACTCCAGCTACCTGTAAGCCAAAATCACAATGAAGAAAGGACTTTGGAGCCTACTACTTGCGCTACTCATACTTTGGTCATTTTCGTTACCAGCTTTTGCATCTCCAGCTCCGGGGCTGAGTCAAGCTCAAAGCCATACTTCTAAGAGCCTTGCTCAGGGCAATTGTCCTAGACAGCTCCAAAGTGCGATCGCTCCAGAACCGCTGTCAGCAGCTATTGGCATCAATCCTGAAGGTTTGCCGCGCATTGGTGTCGCTCGCATTCGCTCTGGCATTCTGCCCGGTGTGGTCATCGGCGGGCATCATGAAGGCGTTCTCAAAATTCTTCAACAACGCTATACCGCTTCTGGGCAGTTAGATGAACAGCTAGAAGATGCAGCCTTGCAAGCGATCGAGGATGAACTGGTGGATGCTGGCTACAACGTGGGCCGATCAGAGCAGCATTCGGTGTTTGATGAGCAACTGATGGAAGAATCTGAACCCGTGAGATTCTTAGTAGGGGGCAAGATTACCAAAGTGGAACTGAATTCTTACAGTTCTTTCTTCAACAGTAGAACGGCAGACCAAAGAACGATTCAGTGGGAAATCTTCGATCGCGACACTAATAAAGTGATTATGCGACAGGTGACGACAGGTCAAGCTGAAGCTGAGGGCATTGATAACCCTGCGGCTACCTATGAAGCAATTCGAGCCAGCTTTAAGGTTCTTCTTACTCAACCCAGTTTTACAACTTCCCTTCAGCAAGCTGTAGGACGAGATTTAGCCCCAACTGCGGCCAAGACTTACCAAATTGCTGCTCTGTCTGGCTCCCAACTTCCCCTCTCTACCGAGCAAATTGCTAGCCATACCATTCCTTCTGTGGTTTGGATTCGTACCCCAACAGGACGAGGTACGGGCTTTGTGATCGACTCATCTGGCTTGATTTTGACCAATCAGCATGTGGTAAGTTCCGCTTTCTCAGTCAAAGTGAAGC
This region of Trichocoleus desertorum NBK24 genomic DNA includes:
- a CDS encoding aldo/keto reductase — its product is MQTIKLGPTGPVVPALGIGTWAWGDKLFWNYGSHYGSTEVESAFQSTLEAGVNFFDTAEVYGFGESEKLLGQFMKQTQQPVQIATKYGPAPWRIGGQSVADALTESLKRLQVDQVALYQVHWPFTFLMSQSTLMNALADEVQRGRIAAIGVSNYSADQMREAHKILAERGVPLAVNQVRYSLITRQIEANGILDAARQLGVTILAYSPLAQGLLTGKYTVENYQEPTGARQWDSRFSRDGLEKLAPVIHLLQDLGTKYGRTPAQVALNWLIAQGGVIPIPGAKNAQQAQQNAGALGWTLSDEDVMQLNKVSHSWRS
- a CDS encoding BCD family MFS transporter, with translation METGDFSKENLEPPVSTAAISRINLLTMFRLGLFQMGLGIMSLLTLGVLNRVMIEELKVPALVTAGAIAMHQFVAPARVWFGQMSDSKPFLGHHRTGYVWVGAALFAIASFLAVQVMWQLGVSLQTQGWTPQTYAWVGLLGLVFAIYGLALSSSSTPFAALLVDVSDENNRSKLVGIVWSMLMVGIVIGAIIISVVLKPLALDAPIATVQASINRLFIIIPAAVFGLALLATVGVEKKYSCYASRSSLVDREDSITFGRALKILTANRQTGLFFTFLLVMTISLFMQEPVLEPYGAQVFQMQISETTRLNAFWGIGTLLGISSTGFLVVPRLGKQKTTRWGCFLVALSFLLIISSGFSQNAKLLQGSLFLFGLASGLTTTGALSLMLDLTAAETAGTFIGAWGLSQAMARALATVAGGAVLDLGKKLFSNLVFAYGLVFALQAVGMVLAVWFLGRVNVQEFRSNNKQAIAAVLEGELD
- a CDS encoding inositol monophosphatase family protein, translating into MTDFWKTILEFAEATTARVGKQLLADFGQAQAAEKADGSLVTQSDKWADEELREAIAAAFPEHGVLSEEVEHIFPDTEWCWVIDPIDGTTNFARGIPLWGISLGLLYRGMPVFGYVHLPTLNQSFHGFWYGDSGLSGPTEAFLNRQPIHSSADEPSRNHFFSLCARSTAVMENPFPCKIRMLGVATYNLLTVVLGSTLGAVEATPKIWDIAAVWAIAQAGGATWVSLESEPIFPLQVGRDYGERSFPTLVVSRGELVPFFRPYVEFLEK
- the thiC gene encoding phosphomethylpyrimidine synthase — protein: MRTEWVAKRRGQSNVSQMHFARQGMITEEMNYVAQRENLPADLIRDEVARGRMIIPANINHTNLEPMAIGIASKCKVNANIGASPNSSNMDEEVAKLHLAVKYGADTVMDLSTGGGNLDQIRTTIINASPVPIGTVPIYQALESVHGNIEQLTPDDFLHIIEKHAQQGVDYMTIHAGILIEHLPLVRNRITGIVSRGGGILARWMLAHHKQNPLYTHFDDIIEIFKRYDVSFSLGDSLRPGCTHDASDEAQLAELKTLGQLTRKAWEHDVQVMVEGPGHVPMDQIEFNVRKQMEECSEAPFYVLGPLVTDIAPGYDHITSAIGAAMAGWYGTAMLCYVTPKEHLGLPNAEDVRNGLIAYKIAAHAADIARHRPGARDRDDELSTARYNFDWNRQFELSLDPERAKEYHDETLPADIYKTAEFCSMCGPKFCPMQTKVDADALTELEKFLAKEPVSQG
- a CDS encoding FAD-binding protein, whose product is MRDRSSRRIFLQGLLASTAIIGFDVVSRGWVTAVSAQSNVNFAKLPPLDGAIYTDEATRQAAADDFGHIVHRQPIAVLKPGSKADIVNVVQFARTHKLKIAARGQGHSSNGQAQVEAGIVIDMSTLNQIIQIGADRAEVEGGVVWLELLQAAIAQGLTPPVLTDYLELSIGGTLSAGGIGGATHRYGVQVDQVLALEVVTGQGTLETCSPTQNKTLFEAVLAGLGQCGIIVQATVRLIPAKQQARVFLLFYDDLATFTQDQRLLISEERFNYLEGQVVPTPNGGWRYMIEAVSFYTPLNEPNNAALLAGLSYQPGSEQITDPTYFDFANRLAPVVETLKSIGVWSFPHPWLNLFVPGSKVDRFVGEVVSTLTLADTGQGPILLYPVKTWRFTRPLFRTPRENIAFLFAILRTAPPDPTVINQMVAANRDLFERDRALGGYRYPVGTVPMTPADWKQHFQPVWGKLVSAKQRYDPDNILAPGQGIFV
- a CDS encoding S1C family serine protease → MKKGLWSLLLALLILWSFSLPAFASPAPGLSQAQSHTSKSLAQGNCPRQLQSAIAPEPLSAAIGINPEGLPRIGVARIRSGILPGVVIGGHHEGVLKILQQRYTASGQLDEQLEDAALQAIEDELVDAGYNVGRSEQHSVFDEQLMEESEPVRFLVGGKITKVELNSYSSFFNSRTADQRTIQWEIFDRDTNKVIMRQVTTGQAEAEGIDNPAATYEAIRASFKVLLTQPSFTTSLQQAVGRDLAPTAAKTYQIAALSGSQLPLSTEQIASHTIPSVVWIRTPTGRGTGFVIDSSGLILTNQHVVSSAFSVKVKLYDGSTQTGRVLKRNAAFDVALVKLEGNVSHIPALPIADLSAVKVGQEVVAIGNPIAYSNTVTKGIVSGIRTIGSRDLIQTDVAINPGNSGGPLLNQQGAVIGIVTEKMVSRGIEGLGFALPISESLQNLDVFVKPSRAMGSMAM